One Spinacia oleracea cultivar Varoflay chromosome 4, BTI_SOV_V1, whole genome shotgun sequence DNA segment encodes these proteins:
- the LOC110798156 gene encoding cysteine-tryptophan domain-containing zinc finger protein 7 isoform X1, with amino-acid sequence MRDIELEEGEAYLFQDDYDDGENIDPDRDFSYIDRKIENVLGHYQKDFMGGLSVESLGARFGGYGSFLPMQQRSPLILPNQRSQSHINSKSPQDLPSEHFHQNPTITAKPTLPVRSTPASGDQTDEAMSQSGTSLVNNQSKFQSSGENASNTQKKKLMKNHSENNCLKFRVKMASEAKPVLSMDKSAIYSGLGLDMSPSSSPEGSPSENDGISTGLQEMNLESPSFIVKIMTTIPLPSKDLLSPLHDSFVCLRGMESNLQAGLPQTVEVNPVNPVHESMYSKGKKEAKKEKRSKSKDASKVKKSKHKEASEDKKLKQMIPSQKPVELMKEICEYPANIVTLSATRRDDNGASTIKDVPFIASINAVGAYSEENERASLMSKSIGSKPSVLGKKTEVGFLGEDIDKYDNPIKQLHVARHKAKEEPGSAKTHEVMEDDMNVITLRGETGKDKNFIFIPRSESTTEKRDGVGWRDDEVKKFSKQHNISKDRVKEEVLDSAHPKDKNVIFISKGESSTEKRNEGRRENEVNKLLKQQSMSLDKVKEEVYNSVCSIEAGAYSKENGIVEMIPKDKEVCSLSLKDEGNDKYNDVSQKMKYDNVVESSKQKSHSREMTHLPAEQGLLSEKENPSSVINKKLKDVRIGGVSSEEPPRGIVSSSASKKEAVIFKNNIPSKSRKSDTDLQKEVRKNNDVVDKTNTRKKGKEVSSLVMGISEQGAHTPRPTIKLKDKPSSNKTSFALTIGPNLGDLQGVNCITEKDPVDGVLQDAPVENWVECDKCHKWRLMPFGMSADAFKDMKWICSMLTWLPGMNKCSFSEDETTHALQASYVPLDPASMIQNNQSLIVSASAPNMVLASRAPSCDALPSGGKKKNLVKTKIEVARQNGVQDLHIKDQKRSGEIRNMKNVKKLPRELDSVRKSAGDGNPSKIGKKRVADVEAYGVSKRMKRVDQQSMEDFDPIVQRVPLDFVKGNSKYPPVNVRDSTQSMTSKEDEMYDVSGKKRKLKDKRQNVFPSVVPSGKGEHLGNNWDAGKNSVSEHRKEKKSKFSNVQPVESNADKGNYRTRIHDTKSNLGGATDVGRHKEGRSDGIPKVSRKTPAGRTSYEMALDLGLSDNVTTSSSSKISCKVKSKVREVKSSPVGSISSSPVKFSKPDPDKGTSNKSGSYSEQRLKAGAESVVNELAPHNEGFRDRKSILSRNSGITSDEDHFGKKVSSGRYSHKMDTQPKIEDYKDRGGKVNPTYEGTSTSQQNLVANNQIMKSPNKLHFDGTNSVKGKSHVAKIDREKEVSSNSHGVPEFEGGSGSNGGRVENVNAKPFRQVPVGGVSLRQTHHTGQVSNDIEGSSSRKKDSFHRAAKTALREATDLKHSANRLKVAGSGLESTGIFFQAALKFLHGASLLEPGTNQSRSGEMSPNDVYTSTAKLCEYCALEYERCNDMASAALAYKCMEVAYMRVVYCNDLSANRDRQELQMAVRAAPQVESPSSSASDIDNLNQAAIDTVKDGISAMDHQTHVVSAGNRPNFMRLLDFTHDINLAMEASRRSQSAFAASMPVFTQAGNEEGILSIKSVLDFSFHDVDSLLHLVRLAMESIKS; translated from the exons ATGAGAGACATTGAGCTTGAAGAAGGAGAAGCTTATTTGTTTCAAGATGATTATGATGATGGTGAAAACATTGATCCTGACAGGGACTTCTCTTACATT GACAGGAAGATTGAAAATGTCCTAGGACATTACCAGAAGGATTTTATGGGTGGGCTTTCAGTAGAGAGCCTGG GTGCAAGATTTGGGGGCTATGGATCATTCCTGCCAATGCAACAACGCTCTCCTCTTATTTTACCTAATCAAAGAAGCCAGAGCCATATTAATTCTAAGTCTCCCCAAGATCTGCCATCAGAG CACTTCCATCAGAATCCAACAATTACTGCTAAGCCTACACTTCCAGTTAGATCTACACCTGCCTCAGGTGATCAGACTGACGAAGCAATGTCTCAATCAGGAACTTCCTTGGTGAACAACCAATCCAAATTTCAAAGTTCTGGAGAGAATGCTTCTAACACGCAAAAGAAGAAACTGATGAAAAATCATTCCGAAAATAATTGCCTGAAGTTTCGAGTCAAAATGGCATCTGAGGCTAAACCTGTTTTATCTATGGACAAGTCTGCAATCTATAGTGGCCTAGGTCTTGATATGTCCCCTTCTTCCTCTCCTGAAGGTAGCCCCTCAGAGAATGATGGAATTTCAACTGGCTTGCAAGAAATGAATTTAGAATCTCCTTCCTTTATTGTCAAG ATTATGACGACTATACCTCTCCCGAGCAAGGACTTGCTTTCACCTCTTCATGATAGCTTTGTTTGTTTAAGGGGCATGGAGAGCAATCTGCAGGCTGGTTTACCACAGACAGTGGAAGTAAACCCTGTCAATCCTGTTCATGAAAGCATGTACTCAAAGGGAAAGAAGGAAGCAAAGAAGGAGAAAAGATCAAAGTCGAAGGATGCAAGTAAGGTCAAGAAATCAAAGCACAAGGAGGCAAGTGAGGATAAGAAATTAAAACAAATGATTCCAAGTCAGAAGCCCGTGGAATTGATGAAGGAGATTTGTGAATATCCTGCAAATATTGTTACCTTGAGTGCTACTAGAAGGGATGATAATGGAGCATCAACCATCAAGGATGTTCCCTTTATTGCCTCCATAAATGCAGTTGGTGCATATTCTGAAGAAAATGAACGTGCTTCCTTGATGAGCAAGAGCATTGGTTCAAAGCCTTCTGTGCTTGGTAAGAAAACTGAAGTTGGTTTCTTGGGTGAGGACATTGACAAGTATGACAACCCAATCAAACAGTTACATGTAGCTAGGCATAAGGCAAAAGAGGAACCTGGTTCAGCAAAAACACATGAAGTGATGGAGGATGACATGAATGTTATTACCTTAAGAGGGGAGACGGGGAAGGATAAAAATTTCATTTTCATTCCGAGGAGTGAATCCACTACAGAAAAGAGGGATGGAGTTGGATGGAGAGATGATGAGGTAAAGAAGTTCTCCAAACAACATAACATTTCGAAGGACCGAGTGAAAGAGGAAGTACTTGATTCAGCACATCCAAAGGACAAAAATGTCATATTTATTTCCAAGGGTGAATCTAGTACAGAGAAGAGGAATGAAGGTCGGAGAGAGAATGAGGTGAACAAGCTTCTAAAACAACAGAGCATGTCGTTAGACAAAGTAAAAGAGGAAGTTTATAATTCAGTATGTTCCATTGAGGCTGGTGCTTATAGCAAGGAAAATGGAATTGTAGAGATGATTCCGAAAGATAAGGAAGTATGTTCTCTTTCCCTGAAAGACGAGGGAAATGATAAGTACAATGATGTTTCTCAGAAGATGAAGTACGACAATGTGGTTGAATCTTCGAAGCAAAAGTCACATTCCAGGGAAATGACTCATTTGCCGGCAGAGCAAGGACTGCTTAGCGAGAAGGAAAACCCGTCTTCTGtaatcaacaaaaaattaaaggatgttCGGATTGGTGGAGTCTCTTCTGAAGAGCCACCTAGAGGAATTGTTAGCTCTTCAGCATCTAAAAAAGAGGCAGTCATTTTCAAAAACAATATTCCTTCTAAAAGTAGAAAGAGTGACACTGATTTACAGAAGGAAGTGAGGAAGAATAATGACGTTGTTGATAAGACAaatacaaggaagaaaggaaaagaagtgAGCTCATTAGTGATGGGAATTTCAGAACAAGGGGCACACACACCCAGACCCACAATAAAGCTGAAGGATAAGCCGAGCAGTAATAAAACTAGTTTTGCTTTAACTATTGGACCTAATTTGGGAGATCTCCAAGGTGTTAACTGCATTACAGAAAAGGACCCTGTTGATGGCGTGCTGCAAGACGCGCCAGTAGAAAATTGGGTCGAATGTGATAAATGTCACAAATGGCGGCTTATGCCTTTTGGAATGAGCGCAGATGCCTTTAAGGATATGAAGTGGATTTGTAGCATGCTTACTTGGCT GCCTGGAATGAACAAGTGTAGTTTCAGTGAGGATGAGACAACTCATGCTCTGCAGGCATCATATGTGCCCCTGGATCCTGCTTCTATGATTCAGAATAATCAGTCACTAATTGTGTCAGCCAGTGCCCCAAACATGGTTCTTGCCAGTCGGGCTCCTAGTTGTGACGCTTTGCCCAGTGGAGGCAAAAAGAAGAATTTGGTGAAGACAAAAATAGAGGTAGCACGGCAAAATGGTGTTCAAGACTTGCACATTAAGGATCAGAAACGCTCTGGTGAAATAAGGAATATGAAGAATGTGAAAAAACTTCCCCGGGAGTTAGATTCTGTTCGAAAGAGTG CAGGTGATGGCAATCCATCAAAGATTGGAAAAAAGAGAGTTGCAGATGTTGAGGCATATGGAGTTTCTAAGAGAATGAAAAGGGTGGATCAGCAATCTATGGAAGATTTTGATCCAATTGTTCAGCGAGTTCCACTGGATTTTGTGAAGGGAAATTCAAAATACCCTCCTGTGAATGTTAGGGACAGTACCCAGAGTATGACTTCTAAGGAGGATGAGATGTATGATGTTTCTGGTAAGAAGAGAAAATTGAAGGACAAAAGGCAAAATGTTTTTCCTTCAGTAGTACCCTCAGGCAAAGGAGAACACTTAGGGAATAACTGGGATGCAGGGAAAAATAGTGTGTCTGAACATAGGAAAGAGAAGAAGTCAAAATTCTCGAACGTTCAGCCTGTGGAGAGTAATGCAGATAAGGGAAATTATAGAACTCGGATTCATGATACTAAATCTAATCTTGGTGGTGCTACTGACGTTGGTCGACACAAGGAAGGTAGGTCAGATGGCATTCCTAAGGTGTCTAGAAAGACCCCTGCCGGTAGAACATCTTACGAAATGGCTCTTGATTTGGGGTTGTCAGACAATGTGACCACCTCTAGCTCTTCAAAGATTTCCTGCAAAGTTAAATCAAAAGTGCGTGAAGTGAAATCCTCCCCAGTTGGGTCAATTTCATCCTCTCCTGTAAAGTTTTCTAAGCCTGATCCTGATAAAGGGACAAGTAACAAATCTGGGTCATATAGCGAGCAGCGGCTGAAAGCTGGAGCAGAAAGTGTAGTTAATGAGCTTGCACCTCATAACGAAGGGTTTAGAGATAGAAAATCTATTCTCTCTAGGAATTCTGGTATCACGTCTGATGAGGATCATTTTGGTAAGAAAGTATCATCTGGAAGATATTCCCATAAAATGGATACCCAACCTAAAATTGAAGATTATAAGGACAGAGGTGGTAAAGTGAACCCTACATATGAGGGAACATCGACTTCACAACAGAATTTGGTTGCTAATAATCAGATAATGAAATCCCCAAATAAGTTGCATTTTGATGGAACTAATTCTGTGAAAGGAAAGTCACATGTTGCCAAGATTGATAGGGAAAAGGAAGTATCATCTAATTCTCATGGTGTTCCTGAATTTGAAGGAGGTAGTGGATCTAATGGTGGGAGAGTTGAAAATGTTAATGCAAAGCCCTTCAGACAGGTTCCGGTTGGCGGTGTTAGTTTGAGACAAACGCACCACACTGGGCAAGTATCCAATGACATTGAGGGTTCAAGTTCTAGAAAGAAAGATAGCTTTCATCGGGCTGCTAAAACTGCCTTGAGAGAGGCAACTGATCTTAAACATTCTGCTAATCGTTTGAAG GTTGCTGGGTCAGGTCTAGAAAGTACTGGCATTTTCTTCCAGGCGGCACTAAAGTTTCTTCATGGAGCATCTTTGTTAGAACCTGGCACCAATCAAAGTAGAAGTGGGGAGATGTCACCAAATGATGTGTATACCAGTACTGCAAAATTATGCGA ATATTGTGCCCTTGAATACGAAAGATGCAATGACATGGCCTCTGCTGCTTTGGCGTACAAATGTATGGAGGTAGCCTATATGAGAGTGGTTTATTGTAATGATCTTTCTGCGAACAGAGATCGTCAGGAGCTGCAAATGGCTGTAAGAGCTGCTCCTCAAG TGGAGTCTCCATCATCATCTGCCTCTGATATTGACAACTTAAATCAAGCTGCCATTGATACAGTGAAGGATGGAATTTCTGCAATGGATCATCAAACTCATGTTGTTTCTGCTGGAAACAGGCCCAACTTTATGCGGCTGTTGGACTTT ACACATGATATCAATCTTGCAATGGAGGCATCTAGAAGATCGCAAAGTGCTTTTGCAGCCTCAATGCCAGTCTTTACACAGGCAGGAAATGAGGAGGGCATATTGTCCATTAAGAGTGTCCTAGATTTCAGTTTCCATGATGTTGATAGCCTTTTACATCTGGTGCGCCTCGCAATGGAGTCTATCAAGTCTTAA
- the LOC110798156 gene encoding cysteine-tryptophan domain-containing zinc finger protein 7 isoform X2 — protein MRDIELEEGEAYLFQDDYDDGENIDPDRDFSYIDRKIENVLGHYQKDFMGGLSVESLGARFGGYGSFLPMQQRSPLILPNQRSQSHINSKSPQDLPSEHFHQNPTITAKPTLPVRSTPASGDQTDEAMSQSGTSLVNNQSKFQSSGENASNTQKKKLMKNHSENNCLKFRVKMASEAKPVLSMDKSAIYSGLGLDMSPSSSPEGSPSENDGISTGLQEMNLESPSFIVKIMTTIPLPSKDLLSPLHDSFVCLRGMESNLQAGLPQTVEVNPVNPVHESMYSKGKKEAKKEKRSKSKDASKVKKSKHKEASEDKKLKQMIPSQKPVELMKEICEYPANIVTLSATRRDDNGASTIKDVPFIASINAVGAYSEENERASLMSKSIGSKPSVLGKKTEVGFLGEDIDKYDNPIKQLHVARHKAKEEPGSAKTHEVMEDDMNVITLRGETGKDKNFIFIPRSESTTEKRDGVGWRDDEVKKFSKQHNISKDRVKEEVLDSAHPKDKNVIFISKGESSTEKRNEGRRENEVNKLLKQQSMSLDKVKEEVYNSVCSIEAGAYSKENGIVEMIPKDKEVCSLSLKDEGNDKYNDVSQKMKYDNVVESSKQKSHSREMTHLPAEQGLLSEKENPSSVINKKLKDVRIGGVSSEEPPRGIVSSSASKKEAVIFKNNIPSKSRKSDTDLQKEVRKNNDVVDKTNTRKKGKEVSSLVMGISEQGAHTPRPTIKLKDKPSSNKTSFALTIGPNLGDLQGVNCITEKDPVDGVLQDAPVENWVECDKCHKWRLMPFGMSADAFKDMKWICSMLTWLPGMNKCSFSEDETTHALQASYVPLDPASMIQNNQSLIVSASAPNMVLASRAPSCDALPSGGKKKNLVKTKIEVARQNGVQDLHIKDQKRSGEIRNMKNVKKLPRELDSVRKSGDGNPSKIGKKRVADVEAYGVSKRMKRVDQQSMEDFDPIVQRVPLDFVKGNSKYPPVNVRDSTQSMTSKEDEMYDVSGKKRKLKDKRQNVFPSVVPSGKGEHLGNNWDAGKNSVSEHRKEKKSKFSNVQPVESNADKGNYRTRIHDTKSNLGGATDVGRHKEGRSDGIPKVSRKTPAGRTSYEMALDLGLSDNVTTSSSSKISCKVKSKVREVKSSPVGSISSSPVKFSKPDPDKGTSNKSGSYSEQRLKAGAESVVNELAPHNEGFRDRKSILSRNSGITSDEDHFGKKVSSGRYSHKMDTQPKIEDYKDRGGKVNPTYEGTSTSQQNLVANNQIMKSPNKLHFDGTNSVKGKSHVAKIDREKEVSSNSHGVPEFEGGSGSNGGRVENVNAKPFRQVPVGGVSLRQTHHTGQVSNDIEGSSSRKKDSFHRAAKTALREATDLKHSANRLKVAGSGLESTGIFFQAALKFLHGASLLEPGTNQSRSGEMSPNDVYTSTAKLCEYCALEYERCNDMASAALAYKCMEVAYMRVVYCNDLSANRDRQELQMAVRAAPQVESPSSSASDIDNLNQAAIDTVKDGISAMDHQTHVVSAGNRPNFMRLLDFTHDINLAMEASRRSQSAFAASMPVFTQAGNEEGILSIKSVLDFSFHDVDSLLHLVRLAMESIKS, from the exons ATGAGAGACATTGAGCTTGAAGAAGGAGAAGCTTATTTGTTTCAAGATGATTATGATGATGGTGAAAACATTGATCCTGACAGGGACTTCTCTTACATT GACAGGAAGATTGAAAATGTCCTAGGACATTACCAGAAGGATTTTATGGGTGGGCTTTCAGTAGAGAGCCTGG GTGCAAGATTTGGGGGCTATGGATCATTCCTGCCAATGCAACAACGCTCTCCTCTTATTTTACCTAATCAAAGAAGCCAGAGCCATATTAATTCTAAGTCTCCCCAAGATCTGCCATCAGAG CACTTCCATCAGAATCCAACAATTACTGCTAAGCCTACACTTCCAGTTAGATCTACACCTGCCTCAGGTGATCAGACTGACGAAGCAATGTCTCAATCAGGAACTTCCTTGGTGAACAACCAATCCAAATTTCAAAGTTCTGGAGAGAATGCTTCTAACACGCAAAAGAAGAAACTGATGAAAAATCATTCCGAAAATAATTGCCTGAAGTTTCGAGTCAAAATGGCATCTGAGGCTAAACCTGTTTTATCTATGGACAAGTCTGCAATCTATAGTGGCCTAGGTCTTGATATGTCCCCTTCTTCCTCTCCTGAAGGTAGCCCCTCAGAGAATGATGGAATTTCAACTGGCTTGCAAGAAATGAATTTAGAATCTCCTTCCTTTATTGTCAAG ATTATGACGACTATACCTCTCCCGAGCAAGGACTTGCTTTCACCTCTTCATGATAGCTTTGTTTGTTTAAGGGGCATGGAGAGCAATCTGCAGGCTGGTTTACCACAGACAGTGGAAGTAAACCCTGTCAATCCTGTTCATGAAAGCATGTACTCAAAGGGAAAGAAGGAAGCAAAGAAGGAGAAAAGATCAAAGTCGAAGGATGCAAGTAAGGTCAAGAAATCAAAGCACAAGGAGGCAAGTGAGGATAAGAAATTAAAACAAATGATTCCAAGTCAGAAGCCCGTGGAATTGATGAAGGAGATTTGTGAATATCCTGCAAATATTGTTACCTTGAGTGCTACTAGAAGGGATGATAATGGAGCATCAACCATCAAGGATGTTCCCTTTATTGCCTCCATAAATGCAGTTGGTGCATATTCTGAAGAAAATGAACGTGCTTCCTTGATGAGCAAGAGCATTGGTTCAAAGCCTTCTGTGCTTGGTAAGAAAACTGAAGTTGGTTTCTTGGGTGAGGACATTGACAAGTATGACAACCCAATCAAACAGTTACATGTAGCTAGGCATAAGGCAAAAGAGGAACCTGGTTCAGCAAAAACACATGAAGTGATGGAGGATGACATGAATGTTATTACCTTAAGAGGGGAGACGGGGAAGGATAAAAATTTCATTTTCATTCCGAGGAGTGAATCCACTACAGAAAAGAGGGATGGAGTTGGATGGAGAGATGATGAGGTAAAGAAGTTCTCCAAACAACATAACATTTCGAAGGACCGAGTGAAAGAGGAAGTACTTGATTCAGCACATCCAAAGGACAAAAATGTCATATTTATTTCCAAGGGTGAATCTAGTACAGAGAAGAGGAATGAAGGTCGGAGAGAGAATGAGGTGAACAAGCTTCTAAAACAACAGAGCATGTCGTTAGACAAAGTAAAAGAGGAAGTTTATAATTCAGTATGTTCCATTGAGGCTGGTGCTTATAGCAAGGAAAATGGAATTGTAGAGATGATTCCGAAAGATAAGGAAGTATGTTCTCTTTCCCTGAAAGACGAGGGAAATGATAAGTACAATGATGTTTCTCAGAAGATGAAGTACGACAATGTGGTTGAATCTTCGAAGCAAAAGTCACATTCCAGGGAAATGACTCATTTGCCGGCAGAGCAAGGACTGCTTAGCGAGAAGGAAAACCCGTCTTCTGtaatcaacaaaaaattaaaggatgttCGGATTGGTGGAGTCTCTTCTGAAGAGCCACCTAGAGGAATTGTTAGCTCTTCAGCATCTAAAAAAGAGGCAGTCATTTTCAAAAACAATATTCCTTCTAAAAGTAGAAAGAGTGACACTGATTTACAGAAGGAAGTGAGGAAGAATAATGACGTTGTTGATAAGACAaatacaaggaagaaaggaaaagaagtgAGCTCATTAGTGATGGGAATTTCAGAACAAGGGGCACACACACCCAGACCCACAATAAAGCTGAAGGATAAGCCGAGCAGTAATAAAACTAGTTTTGCTTTAACTATTGGACCTAATTTGGGAGATCTCCAAGGTGTTAACTGCATTACAGAAAAGGACCCTGTTGATGGCGTGCTGCAAGACGCGCCAGTAGAAAATTGGGTCGAATGTGATAAATGTCACAAATGGCGGCTTATGCCTTTTGGAATGAGCGCAGATGCCTTTAAGGATATGAAGTGGATTTGTAGCATGCTTACTTGGCT GCCTGGAATGAACAAGTGTAGTTTCAGTGAGGATGAGACAACTCATGCTCTGCAGGCATCATATGTGCCCCTGGATCCTGCTTCTATGATTCAGAATAATCAGTCACTAATTGTGTCAGCCAGTGCCCCAAACATGGTTCTTGCCAGTCGGGCTCCTAGTTGTGACGCTTTGCCCAGTGGAGGCAAAAAGAAGAATTTGGTGAAGACAAAAATAGAGGTAGCACGGCAAAATGGTGTTCAAGACTTGCACATTAAGGATCAGAAACGCTCTGGTGAAATAAGGAATATGAAGAATGTGAAAAAACTTCCCCGGGAGTTAGATTCTGTTCGAAAGAGTG GTGATGGCAATCCATCAAAGATTGGAAAAAAGAGAGTTGCAGATGTTGAGGCATATGGAGTTTCTAAGAGAATGAAAAGGGTGGATCAGCAATCTATGGAAGATTTTGATCCAATTGTTCAGCGAGTTCCACTGGATTTTGTGAAGGGAAATTCAAAATACCCTCCTGTGAATGTTAGGGACAGTACCCAGAGTATGACTTCTAAGGAGGATGAGATGTATGATGTTTCTGGTAAGAAGAGAAAATTGAAGGACAAAAGGCAAAATGTTTTTCCTTCAGTAGTACCCTCAGGCAAAGGAGAACACTTAGGGAATAACTGGGATGCAGGGAAAAATAGTGTGTCTGAACATAGGAAAGAGAAGAAGTCAAAATTCTCGAACGTTCAGCCTGTGGAGAGTAATGCAGATAAGGGAAATTATAGAACTCGGATTCATGATACTAAATCTAATCTTGGTGGTGCTACTGACGTTGGTCGACACAAGGAAGGTAGGTCAGATGGCATTCCTAAGGTGTCTAGAAAGACCCCTGCCGGTAGAACATCTTACGAAATGGCTCTTGATTTGGGGTTGTCAGACAATGTGACCACCTCTAGCTCTTCAAAGATTTCCTGCAAAGTTAAATCAAAAGTGCGTGAAGTGAAATCCTCCCCAGTTGGGTCAATTTCATCCTCTCCTGTAAAGTTTTCTAAGCCTGATCCTGATAAAGGGACAAGTAACAAATCTGGGTCATATAGCGAGCAGCGGCTGAAAGCTGGAGCAGAAAGTGTAGTTAATGAGCTTGCACCTCATAACGAAGGGTTTAGAGATAGAAAATCTATTCTCTCTAGGAATTCTGGTATCACGTCTGATGAGGATCATTTTGGTAAGAAAGTATCATCTGGAAGATATTCCCATAAAATGGATACCCAACCTAAAATTGAAGATTATAAGGACAGAGGTGGTAAAGTGAACCCTACATATGAGGGAACATCGACTTCACAACAGAATTTGGTTGCTAATAATCAGATAATGAAATCCCCAAATAAGTTGCATTTTGATGGAACTAATTCTGTGAAAGGAAAGTCACATGTTGCCAAGATTGATAGGGAAAAGGAAGTATCATCTAATTCTCATGGTGTTCCTGAATTTGAAGGAGGTAGTGGATCTAATGGTGGGAGAGTTGAAAATGTTAATGCAAAGCCCTTCAGACAGGTTCCGGTTGGCGGTGTTAGTTTGAGACAAACGCACCACACTGGGCAAGTATCCAATGACATTGAGGGTTCAAGTTCTAGAAAGAAAGATAGCTTTCATCGGGCTGCTAAAACTGCCTTGAGAGAGGCAACTGATCTTAAACATTCTGCTAATCGTTTGAAG GTTGCTGGGTCAGGTCTAGAAAGTACTGGCATTTTCTTCCAGGCGGCACTAAAGTTTCTTCATGGAGCATCTTTGTTAGAACCTGGCACCAATCAAAGTAGAAGTGGGGAGATGTCACCAAATGATGTGTATACCAGTACTGCAAAATTATGCGA ATATTGTGCCCTTGAATACGAAAGATGCAATGACATGGCCTCTGCTGCTTTGGCGTACAAATGTATGGAGGTAGCCTATATGAGAGTGGTTTATTGTAATGATCTTTCTGCGAACAGAGATCGTCAGGAGCTGCAAATGGCTGTAAGAGCTGCTCCTCAAG TGGAGTCTCCATCATCATCTGCCTCTGATATTGACAACTTAAATCAAGCTGCCATTGATACAGTGAAGGATGGAATTTCTGCAATGGATCATCAAACTCATGTTGTTTCTGCTGGAAACAGGCCCAACTTTATGCGGCTGTTGGACTTT ACACATGATATCAATCTTGCAATGGAGGCATCTAGAAGATCGCAAAGTGCTTTTGCAGCCTCAATGCCAGTCTTTACACAGGCAGGAAATGAGGAGGGCATATTGTCCATTAAGAGTGTCCTAGATTTCAGTTTCCATGATGTTGATAGCCTTTTACATCTGGTGCGCCTCGCAATGGAGTCTATCAAGTCTTAA